The following proteins are co-located in the Apis mellifera strain DH4 linkage group LG9, Amel_HAv3.1, whole genome shotgun sequence genome:
- the LOC100578323 gene encoding probable phospholipid-transporting ATPase IF isoform X2: MWNYFDERISSYYKKKSYRYLYFLDTPPLIVDHRVIHISPDIKPEQTIFPDNHIVSKKYTLWNFIPKNLFEQFRQLANFYFLIMAITSVSIKSPISPVTSILPLSIVILVTACKQGFEDYNRYLNDKRENRTFVTVIRNKCIQNIYRENIVVGDLVKINREEDIPCDLLLLYSTEETECCYITTSNLDGETNLKTITIPKVISNMSMQEIISLNAIVTCQHPSSNLYSFHGKMEIKDENNETIRSGYLAINNLLLRGSRLKDTDYIIGCAIYTGHDTKLSLNSKITSKKMSTTEKSNNKYIVCFLIILLFEVIESCTMKVVLEESWAESWYLNSIQPLTFSSLVTDFLSFLILYNYIVPISLYVSIELQKFFGSFFFSWDIDMYDEDTDQPALIHTLNLNEELGQIEYLFADKTGTLTENMMVFRRCSINGKIYMEKDCDGKLYLLPPNGDESKAVELKTWEPEHWHFMISIALCHTVQISPLSQKPSIVMKRKEFRKSFRQKKIHVDSSLLMHPDLPEYQGTSADEKALVEACARCGVIFESRKNDKITLKIQNKILTYRVLEILEFTSERKRMSVLVKDSAGDYWLYSKGADSTMLPIIIEGNINEIISHVTDFSMRGFRILVIGYKKINETKYNKFSNELEKARQIIGLERSKYVERIYNTIERDLILLGATAIEDRLQEGVSETLESLQIAGIKIWILTGDKAETAENIAYLCGLFKNGTEVLKLLEITEKEICLYKLTDYERRLKLEPSKQFGLLIDGQSIAIAIKNYADEFRSIAMVCDAVVCCRLSPLQKSEIVKLIKKAKTRPHTAAIGDGGNDVSMIQEAHAGIGIIGKEGRQAAINSDFAIAKFKFLKKALFVHGHWYYIRTANLTQYFFYKNFILMMPQFIFSIFCGFSTQSFFDALYLMSYNVIFTSFPIMIYGLFEQNYSADTLLRKPYLYRLNQGNYLLSMKQLFLWIFLGSWHAIVIFFMPYTYILINPVSLYNNTPIEQWTFSILVFHLVTLIANLQILLRSSYWTIPLILVVLFSQLIFVVFAVTHSFIPIDNVLTRHSFGDTILYYENPNEIILHRGTLIFHEIGKLSFVLYRT, translated from the exons GATACACCACCATTAATTGTTGATCACAGGGTAATACACATCAGTCCTGATATCAAGCCGGAGCAAACAATTTTTCCAGATAATCATATTGTCTCTAAAaaa TATACATTGTGGAACTTTATAccaaaaaatctttttgaacAATTTAGACAActagcaaatttttattttcttataatggCGATAACATCTGTATCAATAAAGTCCCCGATTTCTCCTGTAACGAGCATTCTTCCCTTAAGTATTGTCATACTAGTAACTGCGTGTAAGCAAGGCTTCGAGGACTATAATCGTTACCTTAATGACAAACGAGAGAATCGGACATTCGTCACTGTCATACGCAACAAATGTATACAG aaCATTTACCGTGAAAATATAGTAGTCGGTGACTTAGTGAAGATAAATCGCGAGGAAGATATCCCTTGCGATCTTTTGCTTCTCTATAGCACAGAAGAAACGGAATGCTGTTACATTACCACGTCAAATCTTGATGGTGAAACCAATTTAAag ACTATAACGATTCCAaaagtaatttcaaatatgtcGATGCAAGAAATAATATCCTTAAACGCCATTGTCACTTGTCAACATCCTTCATCGAATCTTTATTCTTTCCATGGCAAAATGGAAATCAAAGATGAAAACAATGAAACGATCAGAAGTGGATATCTAGCGATCAATAATTTACTGCTTCGTGGATCTAGATTGAAAGACACGGATTATATTATCGGTTGTGCGATTTATACTGGTCACGATACAAAATTGTCTCTCAATTCAAAGATAACAAGTAAAAAAATGTCCACAACTGAAAA atccaataataaatatatcgtctGTTTTCTCATCATATTACTATTTGAAGTAATAGAATCTTGTACAATGAAAGTCGTACTAGAGGAATCATGGGCAGAGTCATGGTACTTAAACAGTATTCAGCCCTTGACTTTTTCCTCATTGGTTACGGATTTTTTAAGCTTTCTTATCCTTTACAATTATATCGTGCCGATATCATTATATGTTAGCAtag aattacaaaaattcttcGGTTCGTTTTTCTTCAGCTGGGACATTGACATGTATGACGAAGACACGGATCAACCAGCATTAATTCACACATTGAATCTAAACGAGGAACTTGGCCAAATCGAATACTTGTTTGCAGATAAAACTGGTACACTCACTGAAAATATGATGGTATTTAGGCGTTGTTCGatcaatggaaaaatatatatggaaaaagaTTGCGATGGCAAATTGTATCTGTTACCTCCCAATGGAGATGAAAGTAAGGCAGTTGAATTAAAAACCTGGGAG CCAGAACATTGGCATTTTATGATAAGCATAGCTCTATGCCATACCGTTCAAATTTCACCTCTGAGTCAAAAACCCAGTATCGTCATGAAACGTAAAGAATTTCGCAAAAGTTTcaggcaaaaaaaaattcatgtagATAGTTCTCTCTTGATGCATCCGGACTTACCAGAGTATCAG GGAACATCGGCAGACGAAAAAGCTTTGGTTGAAGCCTGTGCCAGATGTGGAGTCATTTTTGAATCAAGAAAAAACGATaagataacattaaaaatccagaataaaattttgacttATAGAGTGCTTGAAATTCTAGAATTTACTTCCG aACGTAAGAGAATGTCGGTATTGGTAAAAGACTCAGCTGGAGATTACTGGTTATACAGCAAGGGAGCAGATAGCACTATGTTGCCAATTATAATCGAAGGAAATATCAACGAAATTATTTCGCACGTGACTGATTTTTCTATG AGAGGTTTTCGAATTCTGGTTAttggatataaaaagataaacgaaacgaaatataataaattttcgaatgaacTAGAAAAAGCTAGACAAATAATTGGTTTAGAACGATCGAAATATGTAGAACGAATTTATAATACGATAGAAAGAGATCTCATTTTATTAGGTGCGACTGCTATTGAAGATCGTCTTCAAGAAGGAGTATCAGAAACTTTGGAATCCTTGCAAATAGCTGgaattaaa ataTGGATATTAACTGGTGATAAAGCAGAAACCGCAGAAAATATAGCATATCTCTGTGGTCTATTTAAGAATGGTACCGAAGTTCTTAAATTGTTAGAAAtaacagaaaaagaaatttgtcttTACAAACTTACAGATTATGA aaGAAGATTGAAGCTCGAACCTTCTAAACAATttggattattaatcgatGGACAAAGTATTgcaattgcaataaaaaattatgcagATGAATTCAGATCAATTGCAATGGTTTGCGATGCAGTCGTTTGTTGCAGATTATCTCCGTTACAAAAAAGTGAA attgtaaaattgattaaaaaagcaAAGACTCGACCGCATACTGCTGCTATTGGTGATGGAGGAAATGATGTTTCAATGATACAAGAAGCCCACGCTGGAATTGGAATAATAGGCAAAGAAGGTCGGCAAGCGGCCATCAATTCTGATTTTGCAATagctaaatttaaatttttaaagaaagcaTTATTTGTGCATGGACATTGGTATTATATCAGGACCGCCAATTTgacgcaatattttttttataagaattttatcctCATGATGccacaatttatatttagtatattttgTGGGTTTTCCACACAG TCATTTTTTGACGCGTTATACTTAATGTCTTACAATGTAATATTCACATCTTTTCCAATAATGATATATGGATTATTTGAACAGAATTATAGTGCTGATACATTACTGCGTAAACCATATCTGTATAGATTAAATCAaggcaattatttattatctatgaaGCAGTTATTCTTATGGATTTTTCtag gTTCTTGGCATgctattgttatattttttatgccatatacatacatactcATCAATCCTgttagtttatataataatacgccAATAGAACAATGGACATTCAGTATACTTGTTTTCCATTTAGTTACACTAATAGCTAATTTACAG ataCTTTTACGTAGTTCTTATTGGACAATACCACTTATATTAGTAGTATTATTCTCACAACTAATATTTGTTGTATTTGCAGTTACTCATTCATTTATACCCAT AGATAACGTTTTAACACGTCACAGTTTTGGAgacacaattttatattacgaaaATCCGAATGAGATAATATTGCATCGAGGAACTTTAATTTTCCATGAAATTGGTAAATTGTCCTTTGTATTATATAGAACGTaa
- the LOC100578323 gene encoding probable phospholipid-transporting ATPase IF isoform X1 → MWNYFDERISSYYKKKSYRYLYFLDTPPLIVDHRVIHISPDIKPEQTIFPDNHIVSKKYTLWNFIPKNLFEQFRQLANFYFLIMAITSVSIKSPISPVTSILPLSIVILVTACKQGFEDYNRYLNDKRENRTFVTVIRNKCIQNIYRENIVVGDLVKINREEDIPCDLLLLYSTEETECCYITTSNLDGETNLKTITIPKVISNMSMQEIISLNAIVTCQHPSSNLYSFHGKMEIKDENNETIRSGYLAINNLLLRGSRLKDTDYIIGCAIYTGHDTKLSLNSKITSKKMSTTEKSNNKYIVCFLIILLFEVIESCTMKVVLEESWAESWYLNSIQPLTFSSLVTDFLSFLILYNYIVPISLYVSIELQKFFGSFFFSWDIDMYDEDTDQPALIHTLNLNEELGQIEYLFADKTGTLTENMMVFRRCSINGKIYMEKDCDGKLYLLPPNGDESKAVELKTWEPEHWHFMISIALCHTVQISPLSQKPSIVMKRKEFRKSFRQKKIHVDSSLLMHPDLPEYQGTSADEKALVEACARCGVIFESRKNDKITLKIQNKILTYRVLEILEFTSERKRMSVLVKDSAGDYWLYSKGADSTMLPIIIEGNINEIISHVTDFSMRGFRILVIGYKKINETKYNKFSNELEKARQIIGLERSKYVERIYNTIERDLILLGATAIEDRLQEGVSETLESLQIAGIKIWILTGDKAETAENIAYLCGLFKNGTEVLKLLEITEKEICLYKLTDYERRLKLEPSKQFGLLIDGQSIAIAIKNYADEFRSIAMVCDAVVCCRLSPLQKSEIVKLIKKAKTRPHTAAIGDGGNDVSMIQEAHAGIGIIGKEGRQAAINSDFAIAKFKFLKKALFVHGHWYYIRTANLTQYFFYKNFILMMPQFIFSIFCGFSTQSFFDALYLMSYNVIFTSFPIMIYGLFEQNYSADTLLRKPYLYRLNQGNYLLSMKQLFLWIFLGSWHAIVIFFMPYTYILINPVSLYNNTPIEQWTFSILVFHLVTLIANLQILLRSSYWTIPLILVVLFSQLIFVVFAVTHSFIPIRYDGDMLRVFIILVSSITFWLLTIVVVVACLIPDYLLLTYNNYRSTFKLKN, encoded by the exons GATACACCACCATTAATTGTTGATCACAGGGTAATACACATCAGTCCTGATATCAAGCCGGAGCAAACAATTTTTCCAGATAATCATATTGTCTCTAAAaaa TATACATTGTGGAACTTTATAccaaaaaatctttttgaacAATTTAGACAActagcaaatttttattttcttataatggCGATAACATCTGTATCAATAAAGTCCCCGATTTCTCCTGTAACGAGCATTCTTCCCTTAAGTATTGTCATACTAGTAACTGCGTGTAAGCAAGGCTTCGAGGACTATAATCGTTACCTTAATGACAAACGAGAGAATCGGACATTCGTCACTGTCATACGCAACAAATGTATACAG aaCATTTACCGTGAAAATATAGTAGTCGGTGACTTAGTGAAGATAAATCGCGAGGAAGATATCCCTTGCGATCTTTTGCTTCTCTATAGCACAGAAGAAACGGAATGCTGTTACATTACCACGTCAAATCTTGATGGTGAAACCAATTTAAag ACTATAACGATTCCAaaagtaatttcaaatatgtcGATGCAAGAAATAATATCCTTAAACGCCATTGTCACTTGTCAACATCCTTCATCGAATCTTTATTCTTTCCATGGCAAAATGGAAATCAAAGATGAAAACAATGAAACGATCAGAAGTGGATATCTAGCGATCAATAATTTACTGCTTCGTGGATCTAGATTGAAAGACACGGATTATATTATCGGTTGTGCGATTTATACTGGTCACGATACAAAATTGTCTCTCAATTCAAAGATAACAAGTAAAAAAATGTCCACAACTGAAAA atccaataataaatatatcgtctGTTTTCTCATCATATTACTATTTGAAGTAATAGAATCTTGTACAATGAAAGTCGTACTAGAGGAATCATGGGCAGAGTCATGGTACTTAAACAGTATTCAGCCCTTGACTTTTTCCTCATTGGTTACGGATTTTTTAAGCTTTCTTATCCTTTACAATTATATCGTGCCGATATCATTATATGTTAGCAtag aattacaaaaattcttcGGTTCGTTTTTCTTCAGCTGGGACATTGACATGTATGACGAAGACACGGATCAACCAGCATTAATTCACACATTGAATCTAAACGAGGAACTTGGCCAAATCGAATACTTGTTTGCAGATAAAACTGGTACACTCACTGAAAATATGATGGTATTTAGGCGTTGTTCGatcaatggaaaaatatatatggaaaaagaTTGCGATGGCAAATTGTATCTGTTACCTCCCAATGGAGATGAAAGTAAGGCAGTTGAATTAAAAACCTGGGAG CCAGAACATTGGCATTTTATGATAAGCATAGCTCTATGCCATACCGTTCAAATTTCACCTCTGAGTCAAAAACCCAGTATCGTCATGAAACGTAAAGAATTTCGCAAAAGTTTcaggcaaaaaaaaattcatgtagATAGTTCTCTCTTGATGCATCCGGACTTACCAGAGTATCAG GGAACATCGGCAGACGAAAAAGCTTTGGTTGAAGCCTGTGCCAGATGTGGAGTCATTTTTGAATCAAGAAAAAACGATaagataacattaaaaatccagaataaaattttgacttATAGAGTGCTTGAAATTCTAGAATTTACTTCCG aACGTAAGAGAATGTCGGTATTGGTAAAAGACTCAGCTGGAGATTACTGGTTATACAGCAAGGGAGCAGATAGCACTATGTTGCCAATTATAATCGAAGGAAATATCAACGAAATTATTTCGCACGTGACTGATTTTTCTATG AGAGGTTTTCGAATTCTGGTTAttggatataaaaagataaacgaaacgaaatataataaattttcgaatgaacTAGAAAAAGCTAGACAAATAATTGGTTTAGAACGATCGAAATATGTAGAACGAATTTATAATACGATAGAAAGAGATCTCATTTTATTAGGTGCGACTGCTATTGAAGATCGTCTTCAAGAAGGAGTATCAGAAACTTTGGAATCCTTGCAAATAGCTGgaattaaa ataTGGATATTAACTGGTGATAAAGCAGAAACCGCAGAAAATATAGCATATCTCTGTGGTCTATTTAAGAATGGTACCGAAGTTCTTAAATTGTTAGAAAtaacagaaaaagaaatttgtcttTACAAACTTACAGATTATGA aaGAAGATTGAAGCTCGAACCTTCTAAACAATttggattattaatcgatGGACAAAGTATTgcaattgcaataaaaaattatgcagATGAATTCAGATCAATTGCAATGGTTTGCGATGCAGTCGTTTGTTGCAGATTATCTCCGTTACAAAAAAGTGAA attgtaaaattgattaaaaaagcaAAGACTCGACCGCATACTGCTGCTATTGGTGATGGAGGAAATGATGTTTCAATGATACAAGAAGCCCACGCTGGAATTGGAATAATAGGCAAAGAAGGTCGGCAAGCGGCCATCAATTCTGATTTTGCAATagctaaatttaaatttttaaagaaagcaTTATTTGTGCATGGACATTGGTATTATATCAGGACCGCCAATTTgacgcaatattttttttataagaattttatcctCATGATGccacaatttatatttagtatattttgTGGGTTTTCCACACAG TCATTTTTTGACGCGTTATACTTAATGTCTTACAATGTAATATTCACATCTTTTCCAATAATGATATATGGATTATTTGAACAGAATTATAGTGCTGATACATTACTGCGTAAACCATATCTGTATAGATTAAATCAaggcaattatttattatctatgaaGCAGTTATTCTTATGGATTTTTCtag gTTCTTGGCATgctattgttatattttttatgccatatacatacatactcATCAATCCTgttagtttatataataatacgccAATAGAACAATGGACATTCAGTATACTTGTTTTCCATTTAGTTACACTAATAGCTAATTTACAG ataCTTTTACGTAGTTCTTATTGGACAATACCACTTATATTAGTAGTATTATTCTCACAACTAATATTTGTTGTATTTGCAGTTACTCATTCATTTATACCCAT aagatACGATGGTGATATGTTGAGggtctttataatattagtatcGTCGATAACATTCTGGCTTCTAACTATTGTGGTCGTCGTCGCTTGTTTAATTCCTGATTATTTACTACTTACATATAACAACTATAGatctacttttaaattaaaaaactaa
- the LOC100578323 gene encoding probable phospholipid-transporting ATPase IF isoform X3, giving the protein MWNYFDERISSYYKKKSYRYLYFLDTPPLIVDHRVIHISPDIKPEQTIFPDNHIVSKKYTLWNFIPKNLFEQFRQLANFYFLIMAITSVSIKSPISPVTSILPLSIVILVTACKQGFEDYNRYLNDKRENRTFVTVIRNKCIQNIYRENIVVGDLVKINREEDIPCDLLLLYSTEETECCYITTSNLDGETNLKTITIPKVISNMSMQEIISLNAIVTCQHPSSNLYSFHGKMEIKDENNETIRSGYLAINNLLLRGSRLKDTDYIIGCAIYTGHDTKLSLNSKITSKKMSTTEKSNNKYIVCFLIILLFEVIESCTMKVVLEESWAESWYLNSIQPLTFSSLVTDFLSFLILYNYIVPISLYVSIELQKFFGSFFFSWDIDMYDEDTDQPALIHTLNLNEELGQIEYLFADKTGTLTENMMVFRRCSINGKIYMEKDCDGKLYLLPPNGDESKAVELKTWEPEHWHFMISIALCHTVQISPLSQKPSIVMKRKEFRKSFRQKKIHVDSSLLMHPDLPEYQGTSADEKALVEACARCGVIFESRKNDKITLKIQNKILTYRVLEILEFTSERKRMSVLVKDSAGDYWLYSKGADSTMLPIIIEGNINEIISHVTDFSMRGFRILVIGYKKINETKYNKFSNELEKARQIIGLERSKYVERIYNTIERDLILLGATAIEDRLQEGVSETLESLQIAGIKIWILTGDKAETAENIAYLCGLFKNGTEVLKLLEITEKEICLYKLTDYERRLKLEPSKQFGLLIDGQSIAIAIKNYADEFRSIAMVCDAVVCCRLSPLQKSEIVKLIKKAKTRPHTAAIGDGGNDVSMIQEAHAGIGIIGKEGRQAAINSDFAIAKFKFLKKALFVHGHWYYIRTANLTQYFFYKNFILMMPQFIFSIFCGFSTQNYSADTLLRKPYLYRLNQGNYLLSMKQLFLWIFLGSWHAIVIFFMPYTYILINPVSLYNNTPIEQWTFSILVFHLVTLIANLQILLRSSYWTIPLILVVLFSQLIFVVFAVTHSFIPIRYDGDMLRVFIILVSSITFWLLTIVVVVACLIPDYLLLTYNNYRSTFKLKN; this is encoded by the exons GATACACCACCATTAATTGTTGATCACAGGGTAATACACATCAGTCCTGATATCAAGCCGGAGCAAACAATTTTTCCAGATAATCATATTGTCTCTAAAaaa TATACATTGTGGAACTTTATAccaaaaaatctttttgaacAATTTAGACAActagcaaatttttattttcttataatggCGATAACATCTGTATCAATAAAGTCCCCGATTTCTCCTGTAACGAGCATTCTTCCCTTAAGTATTGTCATACTAGTAACTGCGTGTAAGCAAGGCTTCGAGGACTATAATCGTTACCTTAATGACAAACGAGAGAATCGGACATTCGTCACTGTCATACGCAACAAATGTATACAG aaCATTTACCGTGAAAATATAGTAGTCGGTGACTTAGTGAAGATAAATCGCGAGGAAGATATCCCTTGCGATCTTTTGCTTCTCTATAGCACAGAAGAAACGGAATGCTGTTACATTACCACGTCAAATCTTGATGGTGAAACCAATTTAAag ACTATAACGATTCCAaaagtaatttcaaatatgtcGATGCAAGAAATAATATCCTTAAACGCCATTGTCACTTGTCAACATCCTTCATCGAATCTTTATTCTTTCCATGGCAAAATGGAAATCAAAGATGAAAACAATGAAACGATCAGAAGTGGATATCTAGCGATCAATAATTTACTGCTTCGTGGATCTAGATTGAAAGACACGGATTATATTATCGGTTGTGCGATTTATACTGGTCACGATACAAAATTGTCTCTCAATTCAAAGATAACAAGTAAAAAAATGTCCACAACTGAAAA atccaataataaatatatcgtctGTTTTCTCATCATATTACTATTTGAAGTAATAGAATCTTGTACAATGAAAGTCGTACTAGAGGAATCATGGGCAGAGTCATGGTACTTAAACAGTATTCAGCCCTTGACTTTTTCCTCATTGGTTACGGATTTTTTAAGCTTTCTTATCCTTTACAATTATATCGTGCCGATATCATTATATGTTAGCAtag aattacaaaaattcttcGGTTCGTTTTTCTTCAGCTGGGACATTGACATGTATGACGAAGACACGGATCAACCAGCATTAATTCACACATTGAATCTAAACGAGGAACTTGGCCAAATCGAATACTTGTTTGCAGATAAAACTGGTACACTCACTGAAAATATGATGGTATTTAGGCGTTGTTCGatcaatggaaaaatatatatggaaaaagaTTGCGATGGCAAATTGTATCTGTTACCTCCCAATGGAGATGAAAGTAAGGCAGTTGAATTAAAAACCTGGGAG CCAGAACATTGGCATTTTATGATAAGCATAGCTCTATGCCATACCGTTCAAATTTCACCTCTGAGTCAAAAACCCAGTATCGTCATGAAACGTAAAGAATTTCGCAAAAGTTTcaggcaaaaaaaaattcatgtagATAGTTCTCTCTTGATGCATCCGGACTTACCAGAGTATCAG GGAACATCGGCAGACGAAAAAGCTTTGGTTGAAGCCTGTGCCAGATGTGGAGTCATTTTTGAATCAAGAAAAAACGATaagataacattaaaaatccagaataaaattttgacttATAGAGTGCTTGAAATTCTAGAATTTACTTCCG aACGTAAGAGAATGTCGGTATTGGTAAAAGACTCAGCTGGAGATTACTGGTTATACAGCAAGGGAGCAGATAGCACTATGTTGCCAATTATAATCGAAGGAAATATCAACGAAATTATTTCGCACGTGACTGATTTTTCTATG AGAGGTTTTCGAATTCTGGTTAttggatataaaaagataaacgaaacgaaatataataaattttcgaatgaacTAGAAAAAGCTAGACAAATAATTGGTTTAGAACGATCGAAATATGTAGAACGAATTTATAATACGATAGAAAGAGATCTCATTTTATTAGGTGCGACTGCTATTGAAGATCGTCTTCAAGAAGGAGTATCAGAAACTTTGGAATCCTTGCAAATAGCTGgaattaaa ataTGGATATTAACTGGTGATAAAGCAGAAACCGCAGAAAATATAGCATATCTCTGTGGTCTATTTAAGAATGGTACCGAAGTTCTTAAATTGTTAGAAAtaacagaaaaagaaatttgtcttTACAAACTTACAGATTATGA aaGAAGATTGAAGCTCGAACCTTCTAAACAATttggattattaatcgatGGACAAAGTATTgcaattgcaataaaaaattatgcagATGAATTCAGATCAATTGCAATGGTTTGCGATGCAGTCGTTTGTTGCAGATTATCTCCGTTACAAAAAAGTGAA attgtaaaattgattaaaaaagcaAAGACTCGACCGCATACTGCTGCTATTGGTGATGGAGGAAATGATGTTTCAATGATACAAGAAGCCCACGCTGGAATTGGAATAATAGGCAAAGAAGGTCGGCAAGCGGCCATCAATTCTGATTTTGCAATagctaaatttaaatttttaaagaaagcaTTATTTGTGCATGGACATTGGTATTATATCAGGACCGCCAATTTgacgcaatattttttttataagaattttatcctCATGATGccacaatttatatttagtatattttgTGGGTTTTCCACACAG AATTATAGTGCTGATACATTACTGCGTAAACCATATCTGTATAGATTAAATCAaggcaattatttattatctatgaaGCAGTTATTCTTATGGATTTTTCtag gTTCTTGGCATgctattgttatattttttatgccatatacatacatactcATCAATCCTgttagtttatataataatacgccAATAGAACAATGGACATTCAGTATACTTGTTTTCCATTTAGTTACACTAATAGCTAATTTACAG ataCTTTTACGTAGTTCTTATTGGACAATACCACTTATATTAGTAGTATTATTCTCACAACTAATATTTGTTGTATTTGCAGTTACTCATTCATTTATACCCAT aagatACGATGGTGATATGTTGAGggtctttataatattagtatcGTCGATAACATTCTGGCTTCTAACTATTGTGGTCGTCGTCGCTTGTTTAATTCCTGATTATTTACTACTTACATATAACAACTATAGatctacttttaaattaaaaaactaa